The DNA segment GATCTCTTAGCATAGTATCGAATATTGACTGTATTGTTTGATTAAGACTGGTATTAAGCGGATGGTTGTCATTTGTATGTAATCTAATGGTAGCTTCACTGAATTTCcatctataacaattaattacatttttttttaaacaataaggtaaataaaataagtaaaccaATGTTTCTAACCTAACCATTTTCTATGttagacattttataatgtgaGATCACATATAGATAACTCGGCTTGTCATTAACAGGACATTTTATTGTAACCACGGCATCTCCTTGTCTAAAAGTCAAAGAGTTCTTAATGTCTACATCAATTTCTTCGGTCTGTAAAAGTTCAGCAACATTTTCACGGTATGATttgtgctataaaaaaaaaaaaaaatattaatgttaacattataaatatatattatttttattacaatcttCATTGGCTTTTTGTTTCTGGATTGTTTTTTCCCACTTGTCGCGCTACGTtttgaatttggttttattttcgaTACTGACGGACTCATTTCCTTATCAACAGTTTCACTAAAATGTTCATCCTAAACAtagttaatttacaaaaataaatgagtGATGTAATAATCTAACTCTATAAATACAGTCAAACTTattcacataattataattatattgtatttattatattctatgttgtattcaaacattaaatattattttaattttatatgtttgtatCATGAATTATAATCATAGAGTTGAGTAGTGTTACA comes from the Acyrthosiphon pisum isolate AL4f unplaced genomic scaffold, pea_aphid_22Mar2018_4r6ur Scaffold_14512;HRSCAF=15160, whole genome shotgun sequence genome and includes:
- the LOC115034588 gene encoding uncharacterized protein LOC115034588 gives rise to the protein MSPSVSKIKPNSKRSATSGKKQSRNKKPMKIHKSYRENVAELLQTEEIDVDIKNSLTFRQGDAVVTIKCPVNDKPSYLYVISHYKMSNIENDGNSVKLPLDYIQMTTIRLIPVLIKQYSQYSILC